From Paenibacillus sp. PK3_47, the proteins below share one genomic window:
- a CDS encoding GyrI-like domain-containing protein — translation MAAYTLEQKESFTVIGLGTELKSDYTDYAGINKEKADFWQAASQDGRLDYLKSIAANDYIFAVNEAVNNKMMHYAGVMSGAAAPEEARVIQFPKGEYLVVKGEAQTAGELNNILAGIAFGQALPEATDVAYVGGPNASVEMGKRDGLVYGEMWIPVVRNS, via the coding sequence ATGGCAGCGTACACGTTGGAGCAGAAAGAGAGTTTTACAGTTATTGGTTTAGGTACAGAGCTTAAGAGCGATTATACGGACTATGCCGGTATCAACAAGGAAAAGGCCGATTTCTGGCAGGCCGCCAGCCAAGATGGAAGGCTTGATTATTTAAAAAGCATTGCCGCGAATGACTACATTTTTGCAGTAAATGAAGCGGTGAACAACAAGATGATGCACTATGCCGGCGTAATGTCCGGAGCGGCTGCGCCGGAAGAAGCGAGAGTCATCCAGTTCCCCAAGGGCGAATATCTGGTCGTAAAAGGTGAGGCGCAGACAGCTGGTGAATTGAACAATATCCTTGCCGGAATTGCCTTTGGTCAAGCCTTGCCGGAAGCAACGGATGTCGCTTATGTCGGAGGGCCGAATGCTTCTGTTGAGATGGGGAAGAGGGACGGACTGGTGTACGGGGAAATGTGGATTCCAGTTGTAAGGAACAGCTAG
- a CDS encoding helix-turn-helix domain-containing protein, which produces MAENPNYSAIQAADTQYTHPAGILVSDYYSEPYGYTCYRPEGTKDWLIMYTLSGKGSIYNGNGEYLACTERMLTIVSPGTPQDYFMEVGYTWEKLWAHFLPRLNWMDWLPSSNTQGPVFQLKIEDDNTSLAIESAFRRVLSYRLYRDVLLRDELTLNALEEIILLVASQNLRKKELDPRISEVLDMLAENYMEEHAVEDLAAKVCLSPSRLSHLFKQQVGDSIIETLIKYRLNQAEKLIKYTVRPITEIALAVGFNTPDYFTKKFTGYFGSNPSNYRKQQRDRVN; this is translated from the coding sequence ATGGCTGAAAACCCTAACTATTCTGCTATACAGGCAGCAGACACCCAGTATACGCATCCCGCCGGCATCCTTGTATCGGATTACTACAGCGAACCTTACGGATATACCTGCTACAGGCCGGAAGGGACCAAGGATTGGCTGATCATGTATACTTTATCCGGTAAAGGCTCCATATATAATGGAAATGGTGAATATCTTGCCTGTACAGAACGGATGCTGACGATTGTGTCACCCGGAACACCCCAGGATTATTTTATGGAAGTGGGCTATACGTGGGAGAAGCTTTGGGCACACTTCCTGCCGCGGCTGAACTGGATGGACTGGCTGCCTTCCAGCAATACGCAGGGTCCTGTTTTTCAACTGAAAATTGAGGATGACAACACCAGTCTTGCCATTGAGTCGGCTTTCCGGAGAGTGCTTTCTTACAGGCTGTACAGGGATGTGCTGCTGCGGGACGAACTCACCCTGAATGCCCTTGAGGAGATCATTCTTCTGGTTGCCAGCCAGAATCTCCGGAAGAAGGAGCTGGACCCCCGCATCAGCGAAGTGCTGGACATGCTTGCCGAAAATTACATGGAAGAACATGCAGTCGAAGACCTGGCCGCTAAAGTCTGCCTCTCTCCTTCAAGGCTTTCCCATTTGTTTAAACAGCAGGTTGGCGACTCCATTATTGAAACCCTGATCAAATACCGGTTAAACCAGGCCGAGAAGCTGATCAAATATACGGTGCGCCCGATCACTGAGATTGCTCTCGCCGTCGGTTTTAACACCCCGGACTATTTCACAAAGAAGTTCACCGGTTATTTCGGAAGCAACCCCTCGAACTACCGCAAACAGCAAAGGGACAGAGTCAACTAG
- a CDS encoding lmo0937 family membrane protein, giving the protein MLWGLIGLVIVVWLLGFIFDVVGGLIHLLLIVAAVLFVINLFRGRSRNL; this is encoded by the coding sequence ATGCTATGGGGCTTAATCGGACTGGTCATTGTAGTATGGCTGTTAGGTTTTATCTTTGATGTTGTAGGCGGTTTGATTCATCTTTTGCTCATTGTCGCCGCGGTACTTTTCGTGATTAATCTGTTCCGGGGACGTTCGAGGAATTTATAG
- a CDS encoding HTH domain-containing protein: protein MKKVERINIIMRYINNRAHFTITEIMREFSISRSTAIRDIREIESLGMPLVAEVGRDGGYFVMRNSVLPVVHFTDNELKALFIAFMATRNQQLPYLKSRQSLTEKLLGLISENQQDDLFLLNQILLFEGTNPYNPDLLDLSDLPHSMLEKLIQLLLADRYLSITVNEKVYSIYLLHLYREKSVWLIEGFDLEEEQKRIYPVDHLTDVIPCPAKTRLSRKKILEKLGNQKEIINLELELGPKAIAQFKKYHPVKVPLSYTNPYQTAARLRSFTDVNNPEEVAELVNWLLFLGDDVKIKRMPDEILAALQARLGLYGL, encoded by the coding sequence ATGAAAAAAGTTGAGCGGATTAACATCATCATGCGGTACATCAATAATCGTGCCCATTTTACGATCACTGAAATCATGCGGGAATTCAGCATCTCCCGTTCCACAGCGATCAGGGACATCCGGGAAATTGAATCCTTGGGAATGCCGCTGGTAGCTGAGGTTGGCAGAGACGGCGGTTATTTTGTCATGCGCAACTCGGTTCTTCCGGTCGTCCACTTTACAGATAATGAGCTCAAAGCGCTGTTCATTGCCTTTATGGCCACCAGAAATCAGCAGCTTCCTTACCTGAAGAGCCGCCAGTCCCTAACGGAGAAGCTCCTGGGCCTTATTTCCGAAAATCAGCAGGATGATCTGTTTCTGTTGAATCAAATTTTGCTTTTTGAAGGGACCAATCCCTATAACCCCGATCTGCTTGATCTTTCTGACCTTCCCCATTCCATGCTGGAAAAGCTGATTCAACTCCTTCTTGCGGACAGATACTTATCAATTACCGTTAATGAGAAGGTGTACTCCATATACCTCTTGCATCTATACCGTGAAAAAAGTGTCTGGCTGATTGAAGGTTTTGATTTAGAGGAAGAGCAAAAGCGGATTTATCCTGTCGACCATCTCACCGATGTGATCCCCTGCCCGGCAAAAACGAGATTAAGCCGCAAAAAGATTTTAGAAAAACTGGGTAATCAGAAAGAAATCATCAATCTTGAACTTGAGCTTGGCCCGAAAGCGATTGCCCAGTTTAAAAAGTACCATCCTGTCAAAGTGCCGCTTTCCTATACAAATCCTTACCAGACTGCAGCACGCTTAAGATCCTTTACCGATGTGAATAACCCTGAAGAGGTAGCTGAATTGGTCAATTGGCTGCTGTTCCTTGGTGATGATGTCAAGATTAAGAGAATGCCTGATGAAATTTTGGCAGCTTTACAAGCAAGGCTTGGTCTCTACGGTCTATAA
- a CDS encoding phosphotransferase — MTNNEAAKIIETNFLTVICGLFGLEGYEFARIKPHAEGRNIVYNCEKTGADPKIIRIAFLNDRSREDLLAEIEYMRYLFGNDGSVPEIFRSKQGNLLEEIRHHHQSFYVCLFAKAIGNTFADNHYQYREGADITEYYYNCGKTLGKLHQLSKEYTPAHRRYDFFDIYNTRTLETLLPGSFPLLKEKLQALIKSLEGLERSRETYGMIHLDYNDGNYMIDFDTGRITVYDFDNSCFGWYMYDLADLWRNGTGWIAGEPDADKRRSFMADYFKTALEGYKSETGIEETALQNLPLFINVLLMEQILDQFEYVRRNGEEYECDEELSYYIKCLEDGIPYMGFFHDIYSCEEPFEYEA; from the coding sequence ATGACCAATAACGAAGCTGCAAAAATCATTGAAACTAACTTTCTTACAGTAATATGCGGACTGTTCGGGCTCGAAGGCTATGAATTTGCACGGATTAAACCGCATGCCGAAGGCCGGAATATCGTTTACAACTGCGAGAAAACCGGAGCGGACCCCAAAATAATCAGAATCGCCTTCTTGAACGACAGGAGCCGGGAAGACTTGCTGGCAGAAATTGAATATATGAGATATCTTTTCGGGAATGACGGCAGTGTACCGGAGATATTCCGCTCTAAGCAGGGGAATCTGCTGGAGGAGATTAGACATCATCATCAATCTTTTTACGTCTGTCTGTTTGCAAAGGCCATAGGTAATACGTTTGCAGACAATCATTATCAATACCGTGAAGGTGCTGATATCACCGAATATTATTATAATTGCGGAAAAACACTGGGAAAGCTGCACCAATTATCAAAAGAATATACACCTGCCCACCGCCGGTATGATTTTTTTGACATATATAATACCCGTACTCTTGAGACACTGCTCCCCGGATCATTCCCTCTGTTGAAAGAGAAGCTCCAGGCGCTGATAAAATCGTTAGAAGGGCTGGAGCGCAGCCGGGAAACTTATGGCATGATCCATTTAGATTACAATGACGGGAACTATATGATCGATTTCGATACCGGCCGGATCACTGTATATGATTTTGATAATTCATGCTTTGGCTGGTATATGTATGACCTGGCTGATCTATGGAGAAACGGAACAGGCTGGATAGCAGGGGAGCCTGATGCAGATAAACGCAGATCTTTTATGGCTGATTATTTTAAAACTGCGCTGGAAGGATATAAATCTGAAACCGGCATTGAAGAGACGGCGCTTCAGAATCTGCCGCTATTTATTAATGTACTTTTAATGGAACAAATCCTGGATCAATTTGAGTATGTGCGCAGGAATGGCGAAGAGTATGAGTGCGATGAGGAACTCTCCTATTACATAAAATGCCTGGAAGATGGCATCCCCTATATGGGATTCTTTCATGACATTTACTCTTGTGAGGAGCCTTTTGAGTATGAGGCATGA
- a CDS encoding SGNH/GDSL hydrolase family protein, producing the protein MGLKAVSFKKSVLASVLSFFMAASLIVPPAPGYAQSPQAADHLPARQAEYLDRGLVAVLTDGGVFLSWRYLNTDSDDTAFNVYKNGFKVNPAPISGSTNYIDTTGADSSQYQISTVIGGREEMQPETVSVWHNNYLPIPLDKPADGRTKDGGTYTYAASDASTADLDADGELEIVYLWNPSNAKDNSHAGYTGNVYIDAVKLDGTKLWRIDLGVNIRAGAHYTQLMVYDLDGNGKAEVVVKTADGTRDGQGMVIGDGSKDYRNDGGYILTGPEYLTLFNGETGAAVSTVDYDPPRGDVNAWGDGYGNRVDRFLAGIAYLDGVTPSVVMARGYYTRTVLAAYDYIGGQLVKRWTFDTNEAGQEYQGQGNHNLSVLDADGDGKDEIMYGALAIDDNGELLYSTGLGHGDAMHAGKLDPNRDGFQIVSVHEHTNAEYGLEMRDAGTGEILWGQYTGKDTGRGMSADIDPNYPGYESWASTIVDGQMAPLTRVYSASGEAIYEASEVPKSANFAIWWDGDLQRELFDHEWDNNAAKGIPLIYKWDTVNKQLKEIFRANGALTNNHTKGNPALQADILGDWREELLLRSEDSSEYRLYTTTIPTEYRIPALMQDPVYRLGIAWQNVGYNQPPHTGFYLGEEAAEFPKANVTLTGSKELPEQVYHFDFGTDAAAGTTSVQDTLYDQTAGYGFESTGGITVGAGNVSLPENAKFAVDLPNANYKVTLKLGDETRNSSVGVKSEFVQKLAVTSVNAGVPREFSYNVALVDGQLEFIFTGTAIDVQEIIISKYPEKTAGTGTTIYMAGDSTMQSYSSIQAPQEGWGQQFGRYFANGVTVQNDSIGGRSSKSFMADGRLDTILQRIKPGDFFFISFGHNDASAGIPERYASPEDYKTYLARYVNGAKQRGATPILLTPVGRRDFNTITQEFNVSFPEYVQAAKEAAEELNVQLIDLSQLSIAYYDQIGLAASEKVFLYANPGEFPKYPNGVNDNTHFSSYGAQVIAGLVAGAVKELELSISPFVIDPDITEPEPEPEIQVYEEDFEGDPAAFEYAMVNATGIGGQMSGTVVDQNGNKVLSVAGSGSGHRAKVFRLFDAVNGDIVNVNFDWHSGNVSAFPSEGHLSLQDANENIILTLAAKTGTTDPGTKIHYYAGPYTPDYGTGSTALPEGGTATSISKNQWVNVDANINFAEKTIDLTLTSLANPGVTQTIEDIPMSPGVYANNVRALRFLGTRKGGGGTLNWTTQIDNVKLEGMKLPPVAGDQTALITLRDEAKALDLSAYTEGSIAVLNKALAAVEAVIGTEATQAQVDHVFNMLTVAKNSLTSEPAGDISEYLFDFGSGSAAEGYAKVDATRAYVEGNGYGFSDTALVKDENRETGDDLTEDFTSMNGSSFLVEMEPANYRVTMTIGDAQESTNAGVTVEQMPKLPATTVAKGEFKEISYDIALIDGIFNFEFAGSTPKINVLKIERLPGNGAGQEPVIYLASDSTVANYAEGYRPQAGWGETLGSYFDLEQISIDNRAVSGLSSKTFLVGGYLNDILLDIHEGDYLFMQWSHNDSTPSRPERYLTPEQFKVYLKDYINGTVQRGATPVLVTPVNRRDFTGEVLNKSFPEYVQAMKDTAQETGTLLVDLNQASWEYFQELGPEGTKDIFMWVGTTEDNTHLQMNGAIKVSEMVAKLVQELNIPLSALVTLDGGPSGEEAPRTTAEVKGELRNGWYTSAAEVLFTATDEAPGVDATYYQVNGGEIAGGTKLSLSEEGTHHVAYWSVDLDGNKEAEQTLTVQIDLAPPTIDIQGQTEYTIDQQVAISYSASDTVSGVAQPNGELLNAPAYTLEPGLHEVNAKVSDLAGHESSAQFSFGVTATFASLAELTRAFAAESADPGAGALAEQLGAKLQQAEQAAAAHEGAKARQALAAYGNEVNAANGTVFTAEQAAALGKWASWLSQATPLAGSAPGTPVLSDNNGHDTGLRDGDYTITMNLWWGNNGTQFKLYENGELIQEIPLADQSPSAQSVQIDIAGRKNGTYVYTGELINSLGITKSAPLTVAVTDASPGKAVLSNDNWDGDGSFQVSMNLWWGTNASEYELYENGVLVDTQALQARTPGAQSAVTSISGKAAGTYEYEAVLRNHAGETKSQKMVVTVRK; encoded by the coding sequence ATGGGTCTAAAAGCTGTGTCCTTCAAAAAATCTGTGCTGGCTTCCGTTTTATCATTTTTTATGGCGGCATCGCTTATCGTTCCGCCGGCTCCGGGATATGCGCAGTCACCGCAGGCTGCTGATCATCTCCCTGCACGCCAGGCGGAATATCTTGACCGCGGATTGGTTGCTGTTCTGACAGACGGCGGTGTGTTTTTGAGCTGGAGGTACTTAAATACGGATTCAGATGATACCGCTTTCAATGTCTACAAAAACGGATTTAAAGTGAATCCGGCGCCAATCAGCGGCTCCACAAATTATATTGATACAACGGGTGCAGACAGCTCACAGTACCAGATTTCCACCGTCATCGGCGGCAGGGAAGAAATGCAGCCGGAGACCGTTTCGGTGTGGCACAACAACTATCTGCCTATACCGCTGGATAAGCCGGCCGACGGCCGCACCAAAGACGGAGGCACCTATACTTACGCAGCCAGCGATGCTTCCACAGCAGATTTGGATGCCGACGGCGAACTTGAAATCGTTTACTTGTGGAACCCCAGCAATGCTAAAGACAATTCCCATGCCGGCTATACCGGCAATGTCTACATCGACGCCGTGAAACTGGACGGCACGAAGCTATGGCGGATTGATCTGGGCGTTAACATCCGTGCGGGAGCGCATTATACACAGCTGATGGTGTATGATCTCGACGGCAACGGGAAAGCCGAAGTTGTGGTCAAAACAGCGGACGGCACGCGCGACGGCCAAGGCATGGTAATCGGCGACGGCTCCAAAGACTACCGCAACGATGGCGGATATATCCTGACGGGGCCGGAATATCTTACACTGTTTAACGGAGAGACCGGAGCAGCCGTGTCCACCGTTGATTACGACCCGCCACGGGGCGATGTGAACGCATGGGGTGACGGATACGGCAACCGTGTAGACCGCTTCCTGGCCGGAATTGCCTATCTGGACGGAGTGACACCAAGTGTTGTCATGGCCCGCGGTTACTATACACGCACCGTTCTGGCAGCTTATGACTATATCGGCGGCCAACTGGTGAAGCGCTGGACGTTCGACACCAATGAAGCCGGCCAAGAGTATCAGGGACAAGGCAATCACAATTTGAGTGTGCTGGATGCAGACGGTGACGGTAAAGATGAAATTATGTACGGTGCACTAGCCATTGACGATAACGGCGAATTGCTGTACAGCACCGGACTTGGACACGGCGATGCGATGCACGCGGGCAAGCTCGATCCGAACCGGGACGGCTTCCAGATTGTCAGTGTACATGAACACACCAATGCCGAATACGGCCTGGAGATGCGGGATGCCGGCACAGGCGAAATCCTGTGGGGCCAATACACCGGCAAGGATACCGGACGCGGGATGTCGGCTGACATCGACCCGAACTATCCGGGGTATGAGTCCTGGGCTTCCACCATTGTCGACGGGCAAATGGCCCCGTTAACCCGCGTATATTCAGCCAGCGGAGAAGCCATTTATGAAGCAAGCGAAGTGCCGAAAAGTGCCAACTTTGCAATCTGGTGGGATGGAGACCTCCAGCGGGAGCTGTTCGATCATGAATGGGATAACAACGCGGCAAAAGGAATTCCGCTCATCTACAAATGGGATACTGTCAACAAGCAGCTGAAGGAGATTTTCCGGGCAAACGGCGCTTTGACCAACAATCACACCAAAGGAAACCCTGCCCTTCAGGCGGATATTCTTGGTGACTGGCGCGAGGAGCTGCTGCTGCGCAGCGAAGACAGCAGTGAGTATAGACTATATACCACAACAATCCCTACAGAATACCGTATTCCAGCACTGATGCAGGATCCCGTCTACCGACTGGGCATTGCCTGGCAGAATGTCGGCTACAACCAGCCGCCGCATACCGGATTTTATCTCGGTGAGGAAGCCGCTGAATTCCCCAAAGCCAATGTAACCTTAACCGGATCCAAAGAACTGCCTGAGCAGGTCTACCACTTTGATTTCGGTACAGACGCGGCAGCAGGCACCACTTCCGTGCAGGATACACTGTATGATCAAACAGCAGGGTACGGATTTGAAAGCACTGGCGGAATTACGGTCGGGGCAGGCAATGTTTCCCTGCCTGAGAATGCCAAGTTTGCTGTAGACCTGCCCAATGCCAATTACAAGGTAACCCTGAAGCTTGGCGATGAGACGCGGAACTCGAGTGTTGGCGTCAAATCCGAGTTTGTGCAAAAATTAGCTGTAACAAGCGTAAACGCAGGTGTACCGCGCGAGTTCTCCTATAATGTCGCACTGGTAGACGGACAGCTGGAGTTCATCTTCACCGGTACGGCCATTGACGTACAGGAGATAATTATCTCGAAATATCCTGAGAAAACAGCAGGAACAGGAACAACAATCTACATGGCCGGCGATTCCACCATGCAGTCCTACAGCAGTATCCAGGCTCCGCAGGAAGGCTGGGGACAGCAATTCGGCCGTTATTTTGCCAACGGCGTAACGGTCCAAAACGATTCGATCGGCGGCAGAAGCAGCAAATCCTTCATGGCGGACGGACGTCTGGATACCATTCTGCAGCGCATTAAGCCTGGGGACTTCTTCTTTATCTCCTTCGGGCACAATGATGCCAGTGCAGGCATTCCGGAAAGATATGCGTCGCCTGAGGATTATAAGACCTATTTAGCCCGTTATGTAAACGGTGCCAAACAGCGTGGAGCCACGCCGATTCTGCTGACTCCGGTAGGGCGCAGAGATTTTAATACGATCACCCAGGAGTTTAATGTAAGCTTCCCTGAGTATGTGCAGGCTGCCAAAGAAGCAGCCGAAGAGCTGAACGTCCAGCTGATTGATCTGAGCCAGCTGAGTATTGCGTACTACGATCAAATCGGTTTAGCTGCCAGTGAGAAGGTTTTCCTGTATGCTAATCCGGGTGAATTCCCAAAATACCCTAATGGTGTGAACGATAATACGCATTTCAGCAGCTACGGTGCACAGGTTATTGCCGGACTGGTTGCGGGAGCGGTTAAAGAGCTGGAGTTAAGCATCTCACCGTTCGTCATCGATCCCGACATCACTGAACCGGAACCGGAGCCGGAAATTCAGGTCTATGAGGAAGACTTCGAGGGCGATCCTGCCGCATTCGAATATGCGATGGTCAATGCCACGGGCATCGGCGGGCAGATGTCGGGAACAGTCGTCGACCAGAACGGAAATAAGGTATTATCCGTTGCCGGTTCCGGCTCCGGCCACCGGGCCAAAGTATTCCGTTTGTTCGATGCGGTCAACGGCGACATTGTTAATGTTAATTTTGACTGGCATTCCGGCAATGTGAGCGCGTTCCCGTCGGAAGGTCACTTGAGTCTTCAGGACGCGAACGAAAACATTATTTTGACTCTGGCTGCCAAAACCGGCACAACCGATCCGGGTACGAAAATTCATTATTATGCCGGTCCTTACACGCCTGATTACGGAACCGGCAGTACTGCCCTTCCGGAAGGCGGAACGGCTACCAGCATCTCCAAGAATCAGTGGGTCAATGTGGATGCCAATATTAACTTTGCCGAGAAAACCATTGACTTGACCTTAACAAGCCTGGCTAACCCTGGTGTTACACAGACGATTGAGGATATCCCAATGAGTCCGGGCGTCTATGCCAATAACGTAAGAGCACTGCGCTTTCTCGGAACGAGAAAAGGCGGAGGCGGCACGCTTAACTGGACCACGCAGATTGATAATGTGAAGCTTGAAGGCATGAAGCTTCCACCGGTTGCCGGCGATCAGACAGCGTTAATAACATTGCGCGATGAGGCCAAGGCCTTGGATCTGTCAGCTTACACTGAAGGTTCCATAGCTGTGCTTAACAAAGCATTGGCAGCTGTGGAGGCGGTTATCGGTACAGAAGCTACCCAGGCCCAGGTGGATCATGTCTTCAACATGCTGACGGTTGCCAAGAACTCTCTGACCAGTGAGCCGGCTGGCGATATCAGCGAATACCTTTTTGACTTTGGCTCCGGAAGTGCAGCTGAAGGATATGCGAAGGTTGATGCCACGCGGGCATACGTGGAAGGGAACGGTTATGGATTCAGTGATACCGCACTGGTTAAGGATGAGAACCGTGAGACCGGGGATGACCTCACAGAGGACTTCACCAGCATGAACGGCAGCTCCTTCCTGGTAGAAATGGAACCCGCTAACTACCGGGTAACGATGACCATCGGCGATGCCCAGGAATCCACTAACGCAGGCGTTACAGTTGAACAAATGCCTAAATTACCGGCCACAACAGTGGCTAAGGGTGAATTCAAAGAAATATCTTATGACATTGCGCTGATTGACGGCATCTTCAACTTTGAATTTGCCGGCAGCACACCGAAGATTAATGTTCTGAAGATCGAGCGCCTGCCGGGCAACGGTGCAGGTCAAGAACCGGTCATTTATCTGGCGAGCGATTCTACAGTTGCCAATTACGCAGAAGGTTACCGCCCGCAGGCCGGATGGGGCGAGACCCTGGGCAGTTACTTCGACCTGGAACAGATCAGTATCGATAATCGTGCAGTGAGCGGTTTAAGCAGCAAAACATTCCTGGTGGGCGGATATCTCAACGACATTCTGCTGGATATCCATGAAGGGGATTACCTGTTCATGCAGTGGTCCCATAATGATTCCACGCCTTCCCGTCCGGAACGTTATCTGACACCGGAGCAATTCAAGGTGTATCTGAAGGATTATATTAACGGCACTGTGCAGCGGGGAGCAACCCCGGTGCTGGTTACACCGGTGAACAGACGCGACTTTACCGGAGAAGTATTGAATAAGAGCTTCCCGGAATATGTACAGGCAATGAAGGATACCGCGCAGGAGACCGGAACCTTGCTGGTAGATTTGAACCAGGCCAGCTGGGAATATTTCCAGGAGCTCGGTCCGGAAGGAACCAAGGACATCTTCATGTGGGTAGGTACGACGGAAGACAACACGCATCTGCAGATGAACGGGGCAATCAAGGTATCCGAGATGGTGGCAAAGCTGGTACAGGAGCTGAATATTCCGCTGTCTGCCTTGGTTACACTGGACGGCGGGCCTTCCGGCGAGGAAGCACCGCGTACAACTGCAGAAGTGAAGGGAGAATTGCGTAACGGCTGGTATACTTCTGCCGCAGAAGTACTATTTACCGCAACAGATGAAGCTCCTGGAGTCGATGCAACCTATTATCAGGTTAACGGCGGCGAGATTGCGGGCGGCACGAAGCTTTCATTAAGCGAAGAGGGTACACACCATGTGGCGTACTGGAGCGTAGATCTGGACGGCAACAAAGAAGCGGAACAGACACTTACCGTGCAGATTGATCTTGCACCGCCGACCATTGATATCCAAGGACAGACGGAATACACCATTGATCAGCAGGTGGCTATAAGCTATTCTGCTTCTGATACAGTCTCCGGTGTGGCACAACCCAACGGTGAATTGCTCAACGCTCCGGCTTATACTTTAGAACCCGGGCTGCATGAGGTGAACGCGAAAGTCTCTGACCTGGCAGGGCATGAGAGCAGTGCTCAATTCAGCTTCGGAGTTACGGCCACCTTCGCAAGCCTGGCTGAACTGACACGGGCCTTTGCGGCTGAATCCGCCGATCCGGGCGCAGGTGCGCTTGCCGAGCAGCTCGGTGCGAAGCTGCAGCAGGCTGAACAAGCGGCCGCGGCGCATGAAGGTGCCAAGGCACGTCAGGCGCTTGCTGCATACGGCAATGAGGTCAATGCCGCTAACGGTACAGTATTTACGGCTGAACAAGCGGCTGCGCTGGGCAAGTGGGCATCATGGCTCAGCCAGGCAACACCGCTGGCAGGCAGCGCTCCAGGTACTCCGGTGCTGTCCGATAATAACGGGCATGACACAGGCCTGAGAGACGGAGATTACACCATTACGATGAATCTGTGGTGGGGCAATAACGGCACACAATTCAAGCTGTATGAGAACGGTGAGCTGATCCAGGAGATTCCTTTGGCTGACCAGTCTCCATCCGCACAGTCTGTCCAAATAGACATTGCCGGCAGAAAGAACGGCACTTATGTCTATACCGGCGAGCTGATCAATTCGCTGGGCATAACCAAGAGCGCGCCTTTAACTGTTGCTGTAACGGATGCCTCTCCGGGTAAAGCGGTATTGTCGAACGATAACTGGGACGGAGACGGCAGCTTTCAAGTCAGCATGAATCTGTGGTGGGGGACAAATGCCAGCGAATATGAGCTTTATGAGAACGGGGTTCTGGTAGATACACAAGCGCTCCAGGCGCGTACGCCTGGCGCACAGTCTGCGGTTACAAGCATCTCCGGCAAGGCCGCGGGAACCTACGAATATGAAGCTGTATTACGCAATCATGCAGGAGAAACCAAATCGCAGAAGATGGTAGTTACCGTACGCAAATAA
- a CDS encoding aldo/keto reductase, giving the protein MEYIKFGNTGMDVSRICLGCMSFGEVLPGGHQWVLNEENSRPIIKRALELGINFFDTANVYANGTSEEITGRALKDYANRDEIVIATKVWGRMHLGPNGGGLSRKAIMGEIDKSLKRLGTDYVDLYIIHRWDYSTPIEETMEALHYVVKSGKARYIGASAMYAWQFQKALHVAEQHNWTRFVSMQNHLNLIYREEEREMLPLLKDQKIASTPYSPLASGRLIRDWSETTHRSETDQIQKAKYDSTAEADRLIIERVASLAEKRGVPRIHIALSWLLQKETVAAPIIGATKLSQLEDAAGALDVKLTPEEIIFLEELYVPHPVVGAQ; this is encoded by the coding sequence GTGGAATACATCAAGTTTGGCAATACAGGTATGGATGTTTCGCGGATTTGCCTGGGCTGTATGAGCTTTGGAGAGGTGCTGCCGGGAGGGCATCAATGGGTGCTGAATGAAGAGAACAGCCGTCCGATTATCAAAAGAGCGCTGGAGCTCGGCATCAATTTTTTTGATACAGCGAATGTCTATGCAAATGGTACCAGTGAAGAAATTACCGGACGGGCTCTGAAGGACTACGCCAACCGGGATGAGATCGTCATCGCTACCAAGGTGTGGGGACGTATGCACCTAGGTCCGAACGGCGGGGGATTGTCCCGCAAAGCCATTATGGGTGAAATCGATAAAAGTCTGAAAAGACTGGGCACCGATTATGTAGACCTCTACATCATCCACCGCTGGGACTACAGCACGCCTATCGAAGAAACCATGGAAGCTCTGCACTATGTGGTGAAGTCCGGAAAAGCCCGGTATATCGGCGCTTCAGCGATGTATGCCTGGCAATTCCAGAAAGCCCTGCACGTGGCAGAACAGCATAATTGGACCCGCTTTGTGTCCATGCAGAACCACCTGAATCTTATCTACCGCGAAGAGGAAAGAGAGATGCTTCCGCTCTTAAAGGACCAGAAAATCGCTTCTACTCCTTATAGTCCGTTAGCCTCAGGCCGCCTGATCCGCGACTGGTCCGAAACGACACACCGTTCTGAAACCGATCAGATCCAAAAAGCCAAATACGACTCCACAGCTGAGGCAGACCGGCTGATAATTGAACGGGTTGCATCTCTTGCCGAGAAGCGCGGCGTCCCCCGTATTCACATTGCACTATCCTGGCTCCTGCAAAAGGAAACAGTTGCTGCCCCTATAATAGGTGCAACGAAGCTGTCCCAGCTTGAAGATGCGGCAGGTGCGCTGGATGTGAAGTTAACGCCTGAAGAGATTATTTTCCTCGAAGAACTGTATGTTCCGCATCCGGTGGTAGGCGCCCAATAG